The genome window TCCGGTTAATTTATTCCCGGTCAGGTCATCAGGTTGAGGTTGGTAAATGACTACTTTACCACCTGATTTAAGGGCAATTTCCTTTGGCCACGTATTTTGCGCTAAAGAAAAAGTGCTGATAAAAGTAGTTACTATAAGTAATACAATTCTAGATACCATTATTAAATCATTTACATAAAAAGTACTATGATTTGCTGCAAATTTCACTCGGAATCTTACTCAGGCAATGGTCTTCGAATTGATAAATTCTTAGCTTAAGTACCTGAGATTAGAACAGGAAGGGACTGGTTATTTGAAATTGTTTTATGCAAGTTGGATACTTCATTCTAAAGGCTCTTTTAAATCCTAATAGATAAATGAGCAAGCCTATAAGCACATCACACATGTGCCACCCGCAATTCCTACTTCATTCCTTTATATCAACTTAAGGAAATGTTAAGCTTTTATACTTATAACTACCTTTATTTCTATAGATAGCATTTACATTATTTACGATTAAACAATAAAAAATGGGCTGATTTTGATATAAAGTTGTTATAACAATTATGTTATTTAGTGAAAGTTTGGTTTAATACTGTGGATATTACTCACATTTTATTTAACTAAAGTATTTAAATTTTAATTGCACGTATAATTATTATACAGTTTCAAAATATATTAATACCCGATTCTTTAATACAAGACTCAAATCACCCTTAGTATAATATAGATTGTATCTATTTACCCTGATTTCCAGAAAATCAGGTACTCTCCGGTGCGAAACAACCGCATCATACAATTACTGTTCATTACTGCTCCGGACAGTAGTATACTTAGCTAAAAGCTATAGCTAAGCTGATCATATCTCCAGATTTTTTGTACCAACCATTAGTTCCTATGAAAAATTTATTTACCCTGGCTTTTGTCATACAAAGTTTATTTGCTTCAGTAGCTACAGCTCAACAAGCTGAGCCACAGCAACAAAGACCAGTAAGTATGGAAATTTATGGGCATGCCATGACCGATGCCATTTACGATTTCAAACAAGTAGATCCTAACTGGTTTGATGTATTAAGGCCAACAAAATTACCTGCATTCGATAATCAGTTTGGTGCTGATAGAGAGATGCACTTCAGTGTCAGGCAAACCCGGTTTGGTGTCAAAGGCTATTTACCTACAGCTCTAGGCGAACTTAAAACCACATTCGAATTTGAGCTTTTTGGTACCGGTGTAGACGCCGGACAAACCACTTTCCGGTTACGGCATGCTTATGGCGAGCTTGGAAAATTTGGTGCCGGACAGTACTGGAGTCCTTTTATGGACATTGATGTATTCCCGAACTCATTGGAATACTGGGGGCCGAACGGTATGGTGTTTTTCCGCAATATTCAGGTACGCTATATGCCTATACAGGGTGATACCCGCCTTACCATTGCGCTCGAAAGACCTGGTGCAAGTGCTGACCAAGGGATTTATGAAGATAGGGTTGAACTTGAGGGGGTAAGCCCCCAGTTTACACTTCCTGACCTCTCTGCTGAGTACAGGTTTGGTCAATCCTGGGGCTATGTTGAACTGGCTGGAATGCTGCGCCGAATTGCATGGGAAGACCAAGGCAATACTCAGTTTGACTTAAGTGGTGACGACATCGGCTGGGGACTAAACCTGAGCTCAGGTATAAAATTCTTGGAAAAAGATATGCTCCACCTCCAGGTTGTTTATGGCGAAGGTATCCAGAACTATATGAATGACGCCCCTGTGGATATAGGTATTGAGAACCGCCCTGATGACCCTGTACGCCCAATCGAAGGTGTAGCACTCCCGGTACTAGGTGTTGTTGCTTTTTACGACCATTACTGGAGCGATAAGTTCAGCAGCACTATCGGCTATTCTATGTTAGATATAGATAACTCAGAGGCACAGGCACCCTCAGCATTCAAAAAAGGACAATATGCTTTAACCGACCTTATATATTACCCTACTTCTAATGTATTGATGGGCGTGGAATTCCAGTGGGGAGATCGGGAAAATTTTAATGACGGATGGAGTGTATCGGATTACAGGCTACAGTTTTCCTTCAAGTATAACTTCAATCAGAAGTTCTATCGTGAAGCTACAGACGAAGGCCAGTAAAGATGCATAGCCAGCAAGTACTAAGGTGGGTAAATCAACCTTGCATATAAATGAGGATTTGGAATTTCAAAATATGATGCTATGAAAAATCAATTTATTAATAGAGATTTTATCGCTCTTCTTGTATCTACTGCATTTCTTTTCTCTACCAATACTGGTGCATTTGCACAGACAGAAAAGAAAAGAGCAGCAACTACTACCCCACAAAAAGGGCAGATTGAATCTGTTCTGAAAGAAACTTATAACAAGTATAAAGATCTAAAAGAAGGAAAAAATGCCGATTATATACCCGAACTGGCTAAAGTACCCTCAGACCAGTTTGCAATCGTAATCATTGGCCCTGACGGCCATGTTTACAGCCAGGGCGATGTAGATGCGCTTTATTCTATTCAATCTATATCCAAAGTACTGACACTTGCCCGCGCCATAGAGGAATCAGGAGCCAAGGCAGTTCAGGATAAGATCGGGGTAGACCCTACAGGAGAGCGATTTAATTCTGCATTAGCGATAGAACAAAACAAAGGCAAAGAGATTAACCCGCTTGTAAATGCCGGAGCCATAGCAACAACAAGTATGCTGAAGGGCAACACGTACGAAGAAAAATGGAAAAACATTATACAAACGCATAACGACTTTGCCGGTAGAAAACTTGAAGTAAACGAGCCTGTTTATAAAAGTGAGGCCGCCACAAACCAACACAACCAGGCGCTGGCCTCACTTATGAACTCTTTTGAGCGCATGTATTTTGATCCGCCAAAATCGGTAGACCTCTATACAAAACAATGTGCCATTAACATAAATACCAAAGACCTGGCAATGATTGCGGCTACCTTAGCCAACGGCGGTACAAACCCGGTTACCAAGA of Pontibacter deserti contains these proteins:
- the glsA gene encoding glutaminase A yields the protein MKNQFINRDFIALLVSTAFLFSTNTGAFAQTEKKRAATTTPQKGQIESVLKETYNKYKDLKEGKNADYIPELAKVPSDQFAIVIIGPDGHVYSQGDVDALYSIQSISKVLTLARAIEESGAKAVQDKIGVDPTGERFNSALAIEQNKGKEINPLVNAGAIATTSMLKGNTYEEKWKNIIQTHNDFAGRKLEVNEPVYKSEAATNQHNQALASLMNSFERMYFDPPKSVDLYTKQCAININTKDLAMIAATLANGGTNPVTKKKVVSPQTVAHVLPVMATCGLYDDSGIWFYNVGLPAKSGVGGGIMAIVPGQYGIAAFSPRLDEAGNSIRAQRAITDIVNKLNLNPYLIHSNTSGAAKK
- a CDS encoding DcaP family trimeric outer membrane transporter, giving the protein MKNLFTLAFVIQSLFASVATAQQAEPQQQRPVSMEIYGHAMTDAIYDFKQVDPNWFDVLRPTKLPAFDNQFGADREMHFSVRQTRFGVKGYLPTALGELKTTFEFELFGTGVDAGQTTFRLRHAYGELGKFGAGQYWSPFMDIDVFPNSLEYWGPNGMVFFRNIQVRYMPIQGDTRLTIALERPGASADQGIYEDRVELEGVSPQFTLPDLSAEYRFGQSWGYVELAGMLRRIAWEDQGNTQFDLSGDDIGWGLNLSSGIKFLEKDMLHLQVVYGEGIQNYMNDAPVDIGIENRPDDPVRPIEGVALPVLGVVAFYDHYWSDKFSSTIGYSMLDIDNSEAQAPSAFKKGQYALTDLIYYPTSNVLMGVEFQWGDRENFNDGWSVSDYRLQFSFKYNFNQKFYREATDEGQ